The Apium graveolens cultivar Ventura chromosome 11, ASM990537v1, whole genome shotgun sequence genome has a window encoding:
- the LOC141697499 gene encoding secreted RxLR effector protein 161-like, whose translation MDKAHPLTTPMVVRSLEVEKDPLCPRKQDEETLGPEVPYLSSIGALMYLANNTRPDIAFAVNLLARFSSDPTKRHLDEIKHIFRYLRGTIDLGLFFPNNSRSRLVGYADAGTCQILMLGDHKQGEAVLFFLREGFYPTGFFLARF comes from the exons ATGGACAAAGCTCATCCACTAACCACACCAATGGTTGTTCGATCACTCGAGGTTGAAAAAGATCCTTTATGTCCTAGAAAACAAGATGAAGAGACTCTTGGACCTGAAGTTCCATATCTCAGTTCAATTGGCGCTCTCATGTATCTTGCAAACAACACACGGCCTGATATTGCATTTGCAGTGAACTTGTTGGCAAGGTTTAGTTCTGACCCTACTAAAAGGCATCTGGATGAAATAAAACATATATTCAGATATCTTCGAGGGACAATCGATCTTGGACTATTCTTCCCAAACAATTCAAGATCACGGCTAGTTGGATATGCAGATGCTGGTACATGTCAGATCCTCATGTTGGGCGATCACAAACAG GGGGAGgctgtactctttttccttcgtgAAGGTTTTTATCCTACTGGGTTTTTCCTggcaaggttttaa
- the LOC141696865 gene encoding formin-like protein 1: MQTQLIFFLFLLLSSSTPKSSTTAHSHRHRRILHQPFFPQDSIPPSQPPNLPTTPPADQLPFFPNYSSPPPPPPPPTPETTTTTTSSSVPANVSSLSLPKASSPKPISKKLIFTAVAAVIAAIAVVAVVIFLHIRKRKNQNFSNAHQKPQTPSNLSSISSIPTNPIPRIPPRKSPQTSSEFLYLGTLANTNISNSNNANSSRKMESPDLQPLPQLKLSGQQPQQQNFQNADYSGPFIAEEEDENDEFYSPKGSIGTGSRRTLYEPKNFEDERREIESTTSSSSSYTPSDSGGSPIRSVSLSISPPASLSPKHFSRTKSPELVPLQMNDLSNVSSRASSQRASTELSSVDRVTSALHPPHLGFTAASSPVSSSPERYISRSQSSSPTSSHVSSDQVLHSPAKIDNFSKSQSSSPTSPVASDPISHSPARVDNFGDVSSAPSLPPPPPPPPLPPARLSESPKTPSAKNAQPVLRPPVLAAPSRPVNLATPALISPIEMPQSTDNVDEDTPKLKLKPLHWDKVRASSDRETVWDHLRSSSFKLNEEMMETLFVVNKPTPTVIPNETAWRPVLPFSGQENRVLDPKKSQNVAILLRALNVTIEEVCEALLEGNADNLGTELLESLLKMAPTKEEERKLKEYKDDSPFKLGPGEKFLKSMLDIPFAFKRVEAMFYVSNFESEVEYLKKSFETLEAACEELRTSRMFLKLLEAVLKTGNRMNVGTNRGDAQAFKLDTLLKLVDIKGADGKTTLLHFVVQEIIRSEGARLSNSNQTLQPTAADDAKLRKLGLQVVSSISLDLTNVKKAASMDSEVLSGDVLKLSRGIGKIAEIVRMIQALESDESSRGFSKSMGNFVKMAEEEIIRTQAQESVALSLVKEITEYFHGNSAKEEAHPFRIFLVVRDFLTILDRVCKEVGLINERTIVSSAHKFPVPVNPTMPPGFVGFSERRQYNSSSDESSSP, from the exons ATGCAAACACAACTcatcttcttcctcttccttCTCTTATCCTCCTCCACACCCAAATCCTCCACCACCGCCCACAGCCATCGCCACCGTCGCATTCTCCACCAACCATTCTTCCCACAAGACTCAATCCCACCTTCACAACCCCCTAATCTCCCAACCACTCCTCCTGCAGACCAACTCCCCTTTTTCCCAAACTACTCTTCacctccaccaccaccaccaccaccgaCACCTGAAACCACCACAACCACCACCTCTTCCTCCGTTCCGGCCAACGTCTCATCTCTCTCACTCCCTAAAGCCTCTTCTCCAAAACCCATCTCCAAAAAACTCATCTTTACCGCCGTAGCCGCCGTCATTGCCGCCATCGCCGTCGTCGCAGTTGTAATATTCCTCCACATCCGTAAGCGTAAAAATCAAAACTTTTCAAACGCCCATCAAAAACCACAAACACCCAGTAATCTTAGCTCTATTTCAAGCATACCCACCAATCCAATTCCAAGAATTCCTCCCCGGAAATCACCTCAAACCAGCTCTGAGTTTCTTTATTTAGGCACTCTCGCAAACACCAACATTTCGAATAGTAACAATGCCAATAGTTCAAGAAAAATGGAATCACCAGACTTGCAACCACTACCACAACTTAAACTCAGTGGCCAACAACCCCAACAACAAAACTTTCAAAATGCAGATTATTCAGGGCCTTTTATCGCAGAAGAAGAAGACGAAAATGATGAATTTTACTCTCCTAAAGGCTCAATTGGTACTGGATCAAGAAGGACATTGTATGAGCCAAAGAATTTCGAAGATGAGAGAAGAGAAATTGAATCCACTacttcatcttcatcttcttaTACTCCTTCTGATTCGGGTGGTTCGCCAATTAGGTCTGTTTCTTTGAGTATTTCTCCTCCAGCTAGTTTAAGTCCTAAACACTTTTCAAGAACTAAGTCACCTGAATTAGTCCCGCTTCAAATGAATGATCTGAGTAATGTATCATCTCGAGCTTCTTCACAGCGAGCTTCCACTGAATTATCATCAGTAGATCGAGTAACTAGTGCATTACATCCACCACACCTTGGTTTTACAGCTGCATCTTCACCAGTTTCTTCATCACCGGAAAGATACATTAGTAGAAGTCAGAGCTCATCACCAACATCATCTCATGTATCTTCTGATCAGGTTTTACACTCACCTGCTAAAATTGATAATTTTAGTAAAAGTCAGAGCTCATCACCAACATCTCCTGTAGCTTCTGATCCGATTTCGCACTCACCTGCTAGAGTTGACAATTTTGGGGATGTTTCTAGTGCTCCGTCATTGCCTCCACCACCACCGCCGCCACCCCTACCACCGGCAAGACTCTCTGAAAGTCCGAAAACACCTAGTGCCAAAAATGCTCAGCCGGTGTTGAGGCCACCGGTTTTGGCTGCACCTTCTAGACCTGTGAATTTAGCTACTCCAGCATTGATATCCCCTATAGAAATGCCTCAAAGTACTGACAACGTGGATGAAGACACTCCTAAATTGAAGTTGAAGCCGTTGCATTGGGATAAAGTTAGAGCAAGCTCTGATCGCGAAACCGTGTGGGATCACCTTAGATCAAGCTCCTTCAA ATTGAATGAGGAGATGATGGAGACATTGTTTGTTGTGAATAAACCAACTCCAACTGTGATTCCAAATGAAACAGCTTGGCGTCCAGTTCTTCCCTTTTCAGGCCAAGAAAATCGAGTACTTGATCCCAAGAAGTCACAGAATGTTGCCATTTTGCTAAGGGCCCTTAATGTTACAATAGAGGAAGTGTGTGAAGCTCTTTTGGAAG GCAATGCTGATAACCTCGGAACTGAGCTTCTTGAAAGTTTATTGAAGATGGCTCCTACGAAAGAGGAAGAACGTAAGCTCAAAGAGTATAAAGATGACTCTCCTTTTAAGCTTGGTCCCGGTGAGAAATTTTTGAAGTCAATGCTTGATATACCTTTTGCATTCAAAAGGGTCGAGGCTATGTTCTACGTGTCCAATTTTGAATCCGAGGTTGAGTACCTCAAAAAGTCATTTGAAACACTGGAG GCTGCATGTGAGGAGCTTAGGACCAGCAGGATGTTTCTAAAGCTTTTGGAAGCTGTTCTGAAAACGGGAAACCGCATGAATGTTGGTACAAATCGTGGTGATGCCCAGGCTTTTAAGCTTGATACTCTCCTTAAGCTCGTTGATATAAAGGGTGCAGATGGGAAAACGACTCTTTTGCATTTTGTGGTCCAGGAAATAATAAGAAGCGAAGGTGCTCGCCTTTCTAATTCCAACCAAACTTTGCAACCTACTGCCGCAGATGATGCCAAGTTGAGGAAGCTTGGCTTGCAGGTTGTATCAAGTATCAGCTTGGACCTTACAAATGTGAAAAAAGCTGCATCCATGGATTCAGAAGTGCTTAGTGGTGATGTCTTGAAGCTTTCAAGAGGAATTGGAAAAATTGCGGAAATTGTACGGATGATACAGGCATTGGAATCTGATGAGAGCAGTCGAGGATTCTCTAAATCTATGGGCAATTTTGTGAAAATGGCAGAAGAGGAGATCATAAGAACTCAAGCTCAAGAAAGTGTTGCACTTTCTTTGGTGAAAGAAATCACTGAATACTTCCATGGAAACTCCGCAAAGGAAGAAGCTCATCCTTTCAGAATATTCTTGGTTGTCAGGGACTTTTTAACGATTCTTGATCGTGTTTGCAAGGAAGTAGGGTTAATAAATGAGCGAACAATAGTCAGTTCTGCCCACAAATTTCCAGTACCAGTGAATCCAACCATGCCTCCGGGTTTTGTTGGGTTTTCAGAAAGGAGGCAGTACAATTCTTCGTCTGATGAAAGTTCATCTCCTTAG
- the LOC141698040 gene encoding putative mediator of RNA polymerase II transcription subunit 19b isoform X1, which yields MDHESKNFGKGPRELTGAVDLINHYKLLPHHEFFCKRSLPLSISDTHYLYNVVGDTEIRKGEGMQLDQLIQSASYPRDSNVRIQPFDIDVLREAFQLRETGPLDLPASDKGTPTIAGKSRSESKDKEKKHKKHKDKDREKDKEHKKHKHRHKDRSKDKDKEKKKDKSSQHHEKKRKHDGDEDINDIHRHKKSKNKSSKINEMGAIRVAG from the exons ATGGATCACGAGAGCAAGAACTTTGGAAAAG GGCCAAGAGAACTTACAGGGGCTGTGGATCTTATAAATCATTACAAATTACTGCCTCATCACGAGTTCTTCTGCAAGAGGTCACTTCCTTTGTCAATTTCCGATACACACTATCTTTACAATGTGGTGGGCGACACAGAAATTAGAAAGGGAGAGGGAATGCAATTGGATCAGCTCATTCAAAGTGCATCATATCCAAGGGATTCAAATGTACGCATCCAGCCTTTTGACATTGATGTCCTTAGAGAAGCATTTCAATTAAGAGAAACTGGTCCACTTGATCTGCCTGCT TCTGACAAAGGAACTCCCACCATTGCTGGAAAGTCCAGAAGTGAGTCCAAGGACAAAGAGAAAAAACATAAAAAACACAAAGATAAAGACAGAGAGAAGGACAAAGAGCATAAGAAACACAAACATCGTCATAAAGATCGAAGTAAAGACAAGGACAAGGAGAAGAAAAAAGATAAAAGCAGTCAGCACCATGAAAAG AAAAGGAAGCATGACGGAGACGAAGATATTAATGATATTCACAGGCACAAGAAAAGTAAG AATAAGAGCTCAAAGATTAACGAGATGGGTGCAATAAGGGTAGCAGGCTGA
- the LOC141698040 gene encoding mediator of RNA polymerase II transcription subunit 19a-like isoform X2 has translation MDHESKNFGKGPRELTGAVDLINHYKLLPHHEFFCKRSLPLSISDTHYLYNVVGDTEIRKGEGMQLDQLIQSASYPRDSNVRIQPFDIDVLREAFQLRETGPLDLPASDKGTPTIAGKSRSESKDKEKKHKKHKDKDREKDKEHKKHKHRHKDRSKDKDKEKKKDKSSQHHEKKRKHDGDEDINDIHRHKKSKVLSSVPL, from the exons ATGGATCACGAGAGCAAGAACTTTGGAAAAG GGCCAAGAGAACTTACAGGGGCTGTGGATCTTATAAATCATTACAAATTACTGCCTCATCACGAGTTCTTCTGCAAGAGGTCACTTCCTTTGTCAATTTCCGATACACACTATCTTTACAATGTGGTGGGCGACACAGAAATTAGAAAGGGAGAGGGAATGCAATTGGATCAGCTCATTCAAAGTGCATCATATCCAAGGGATTCAAATGTACGCATCCAGCCTTTTGACATTGATGTCCTTAGAGAAGCATTTCAATTAAGAGAAACTGGTCCACTTGATCTGCCTGCT TCTGACAAAGGAACTCCCACCATTGCTGGAAAGTCCAGAAGTGAGTCCAAGGACAAAGAGAAAAAACATAAAAAACACAAAGATAAAGACAGAGAGAAGGACAAAGAGCATAAGAAACACAAACATCGTCATAAAGATCGAAGTAAAGACAAGGACAAGGAGAAGAAAAAAGATAAAAGCAGTCAGCACCATGAAAAG AAAAGGAAGCATGACGGAGACGAAGATATTAATGATATTCACAGGCACAAGAAAAGTAAG GTCTTATCTTCTGTTCCTCTGTAA
- the LOC141697993 gene encoding acyl-coenzyme A thioesterase 2, chloroplastic, producing the protein MNSNSCPSNAIPVVSTLTSPFEKSPDENRKPLSLWPGMYHSPVTNALWEARSSIFERLLDLPSDAPPQSQLLTRTPSQSRTAILYNFSSDYILREQYRDPWNEVRIGKLLEDLDALAGTISVKHCSDDDHMTRPLLLVTASVDKMVLKKSISVDVDLKIAGAVIWVGRSSIEIQLEVTQLTNGSTDTLESVALMANFIFVARDSKTGKAAPVNRLSPETIEETLLYKEAEARNELRKQKRGGDRKDIENGDRLKALLGEGRIFSDMPALADRDSILLRDTRLENSLICQPQQRNIHGRIFGGFLMHRAFELAFSTAYVFAGMMPCFLEVDHVDFLRPVDVGDFLRFKSCVLYTEYENSDKPLINIEVVAHVTKPELRSSEVSNKFYFTFTVCTEAKAKSNGFKIRKVVPATEEEARTILERLDAEPVDKKYERVDIYINNC; encoded by the exons ATGAATTCAAATTCTTGTCCTTCAAATGCAATTCCTGTTGTTTCAACCTTGACATCACCTTTTGAAAAATCTCCAGATGAAAACAGAAAGCCCCTGAGTTTGTGGCCTGGAATGTATCATTCACCTGTCACAAATGCTCTGTGGGAAGCAAGGTCTAGTATTTTTGAAAGACTTCTTGATTTACCATCTGATGCTCCTCCTCAGAGTCAATTGCTTACAAGAACTCCTTCTCAGAGCCGCACTGCAATTCTTTACAATTTTTCTTCTGATTATATCCTCAGAGAACAATACAGGGATCCCTGGAATGAGGTCAGAATTGGTAAATTGCTTGAAGACCTTGATGCTCTTGCTGGCACCATTTCTGTAAAG CATTGTTCTGATGATGATCACATGACAAGGCCTCTGTTGCTGGTTACGGCTTCGGTTGACAAAATGGTTCTCAAGAAGTCTATCAGTGTCGACGTTGATCTGAAAATTGCGGGAGCTGTTATCTGGGTTGGGAGATCCTCCATTGAGATTCAACTGGAAGTCACTCAGCTCACAAATG GGAGCACTGATACATTGGAATCGGTAGCTCTTATGGCCAATTTCATATTTGTGGCTCGTGACTCGAAGACGGGGAAAGCTGCTCCAGTGAATCGACTTTCTCCAGAAACTATAGAAGAGACATTGCTTTATAAAGAAGCAGAAGCAAGGAATGAACTGCGTAAACAGAAGAGAGGAGGTGACAGAAAGGATATCGAGAACGGGGATAGACTTAAAGCTTTACTGGGTGAAGGCCGTATCTTCTCTGACATGCCAGCCTTGGCAGATCGAGACAGTATTCTTCTCAGGGATACACGCTTGGAGAACTCTTTGATTTGCCAACCACAACAAAGGAATATCCATGGCCGAATTTTCGGAGGATTTCTAATGCACCGAGCATTTGAATTGGCATTTTCAACAGCATATGTTTTTGCTGGCATGATGCCATGCTTTCTTGAAGTCGATCACGTAGATTTCTTAAGACCG GTGGATGTTGGAGATTTTTTACGTTTCAAATCATGTGTCTTGTACACGGAATATGAGAATTCAGATAAACCTTTAATAAATATTGAAGTTGTCGCACATGTTACAAAGCCTGAGCTGAGGTCCAGTGAG GTGTCGAACAAATTCTACTTCACATTCACCGTGTGCACAGAAGCAAAGGCCAAGTCTAATGGATTTAAGATCCGGAAGGTAGTCCCTGCTACAGAGGAGGAAGCACGTACAATTTTAGAACGCTTGGATGCCGAACCAGTTGATAAAAAATATGAAAGAGTAGATATATACATAAATAACTGTTAG